The sequence GAAGACTTGCGCAAATTAGAAGAATACATTATGGAAGCAGCCAATAAACTCGGGATCGGCACGATGGGCTTTGGTGGTGAAACGACGTTGCTTGGCTGTAAAATCGGTGTCATGCATCGCATCCCTGCAAGCTTTTTCGTTTCTGTCGCATACAACTGTTGGGCGTTTCGTCGCTTAGGCGTCATCATTGATCCGCGTACAGGGGACATTCAAGAATGGCTATATCAAGAGGGGGACGACGTCGACTTCCAACAAGAAAAAACCGAAGTTGTGGGCGAAGGGCGTGAAGTGGTGCTTGAAGCGCCAATTACAGAAGAACAAATTCGTTCGTTAAAAGTAGGTGATGTCGTTCGCATTAACGGCATGATTTACACAGGACGAGATGCGATTCATAAATATTTAATGGATCATGATGCCCCTGTGGATTTAAACGGTCAAATCATTTATCACTGTGGGCCGGTGATGTTAAAAGATGAAAATGGCAAATGGCACGTGAAAGCAGCTGGTCCAACGACAAGCATTCGCGAAGAGCCTTATCAAGGGGAAATTATGAAAAAATTTGGTATTCGTGCTGTCATCGGAAAAGGTGGCATGGGGGCGAAAACGTTGGCGGCGTTAAAAGAACATGGGGGCGTGTATTTAAATGCCATCGGTGGTGCAGCGCAATATTATGCGGATTGCATTCAATCCGTTGAAGGCGTCGATTTTTTAGAATTTGGCATTCCAGAAGCGATGTGGCATTTGCGTGTAAAAGACTTTACCGCCGTCGTCACGATGGATTCGCACGGAAACAGCTTGCACGAAGACGTCGAAAAATCATCGCTTGAAAAATTAGCCCAGTTTAAAGAACGTGTATTTTAATGGAAATCCGTCTAGTGATGAGCTAGGCGGATTTTTTATATCTCTTTTTGCACAACCTATTATTGAAATGAATACGGAGGTGCAAGCAGTGAAAAAAACGATCATGTTGCTTTTTTTCTTTTTATGTTTTCCGCTTAGTCAAGTTGATGCGATGTCATGGGGGTTTAAGCGAAGCGAAAATCATCTTCCTCCTTCTGCTGGGAAACAGTTAGACGAACTACTCGCCAAATACGATGCTTTTTATTTAGGCGATCCGACGAAAAAACATATTTACTTAACGTTTGATAACGGATATGAAAATGGCTATACAGCGCAAATTTTAGACGTGCTTAAAGAAAAAAACGTTCCTGCGACGTTTTTTGTAACTGGTCATTATTTACAATCTGCCCCTGATTTAGTCAAACGCATGGTCAATGAAGGGCATATTGTAGGTAACCACTCATGGCACCACCCCGATTTGACGACCGTCAGCGATGAAAAGTTGCGTGAGGAGCTAGAGATGGTTAGAAAGAAAACAGAACTGTTGACGGGTCAGAAGCATATGCGCTACATGCGTCCTCCACGCGGCATTTTTGATGAGCGTACGATGCGTATTGCGCGCGAACTCGGCTATTATCATGTTTTTTGGTCATTAGCGTTCGTCGATTGGCACGTGCACGATCAAAAAGGTTGGTTGTATGCCTACAATAACGTCATGAAACAAATTCATCCTGGTGCGATTATATTGCTGCATACAGTATCCAAAGACAATGCCGATGCGCTTGCTAAAATTATTGACGATTTGCGAAAAGAAGGATATGTTTTTAAAAGCTTAGACGATTTCATGTTGCAAAAAATCAATGTTCCTACTTGGATTTTCTCCCTTTGACGATGTGCAAAGGGATTTGTTTTGATACAATGGGAAAGGGGAGGGATGGTAATGATTCATGTTCAGCCTCCATACGATTTTACGCGAGTATGCGAACGGCTCGCAAACGATCCGCTTATACGTATTCATCATAACGAAATCACCGTTCCGCTGTATGTGAACGAAAAGCCGCTTCTTGCGTGCGTGAAAAGCGTTGGAACAAAAGAGAAACCTGCGTTTGTCGTGTCGTGTGACGAAGAACAGCATAAAGAAGAAGTGATCGCGCGTCTTTCGCGCATTTTTCATTGGGACAGGCCGCTTGCTTTCATTCACCATCATTTT comes from Anoxybacillus flavithermus and encodes:
- a CDS encoding fumarate hydratase, whose translation is MEKFQESMYKLIVETSTKLPKDVRRAIAKAKMRENAGTRAAMSLATIVQNIQMADENVSPICQDTGLPTFKIKVPVGVNQMEMKEAIRRAIAQATKDGKLRPNSVDSLTGENSGDNLGIGLPVIKFEQWEKDYIDVRLILKGGGCENKNIQYSLPCELEGLGRAGRDLDGIRKCILHAVYQAQGQGCSAGFIGVGIGGDRSSGYDLAKEQLFRSVDDVNPNEDLRKLEEYIMEAANKLGIGTMGFGGETTLLGCKIGVMHRIPASFFVSVAYNCWAFRRLGVIIDPRTGDIQEWLYQEGDDVDFQQEKTEVVGEGREVVLEAPITEEQIRSLKVGDVVRINGMIYTGRDAIHKYLMDHDAPVDLNGQIIYHCGPVMLKDENGKWHVKAAGPTTSIREEPYQGEIMKKFGIRAVIGKGGMGAKTLAALKEHGGVYLNAIGGAAQYYADCIQSVEGVDFLEFGIPEAMWHLRVKDFTAVVTMDSHGNSLHEDVEKSSLEKLAQFKERVF
- the pdaA gene encoding delta-lactam-biosynthetic de-N-acetylase encodes the protein MLLFFFLCFPLSQVDAMSWGFKRSENHLPPSAGKQLDELLAKYDAFYLGDPTKKHIYLTFDNGYENGYTAQILDVLKEKNVPATFFVTGHYLQSAPDLVKRMVNEGHIVGNHSWHHPDLTTVSDEKLREELEMVRKKTELLTGQKHMRYMRPPRGIFDERTMRIARELGYYHVFWSLAFVDWHVHDQKGWLYAYNNVMKQIHPGAIILLHTVSKDNADALAKIIDDLRKEGYVFKSLDDFMLQKINVPTWIFSL